From a region of the Rhodococcus sp. 4CII genome:
- a CDS encoding benzoate/H(+) symporter BenE family transporter produces MSVPDSAVRSPGSAAQPISAGIVTALVGFTSSFAVVLTGLTAVGANSAQAASGLLALCVTQALGMLWLSRHYRMPITLAWSTPGAALLAGAGTVSGGWPAAVGAFAVVGAAVILTGLWPRLGRLIAAIPSALAQAMLAGVLLPLCLAPVLALRDAPLAVAPVVLVWLVLQRYSPRWAVPAAFAAAGVVIAIGLVTGGGELDTTALLPSVDVTAPAWTWQAMIGIAVPLYIVTMASQNIPGTAVMNSFGYRVPWRPAMLVTGVGTLVGAPAGGHAINLAAISAALAAAPSAHPDPRRRWVAAFTAGWAYLVLAACSAAVATLIAAAPEGVVEAVAGLALLGTLGGALTSALDDVREREGAVVTFLIAASGVAILGIGSAFWALIAGLIVRVAVGSRR; encoded by the coding sequence ATGTCTGTGCCCGACAGCGCCGTGCGTTCACCCGGTTCCGCCGCCCAGCCGATCAGTGCCGGAATCGTCACTGCGCTGGTGGGCTTCACCAGTTCGTTCGCGGTGGTGCTCACCGGATTGACTGCGGTGGGCGCGAACTCCGCCCAGGCCGCGTCGGGACTGCTGGCGTTGTGTGTGACGCAGGCGCTGGGGATGTTGTGGCTGTCGCGGCACTATCGCATGCCGATCACACTGGCGTGGTCCACACCGGGTGCCGCTCTCCTCGCCGGTGCGGGAACGGTGAGCGGCGGCTGGCCCGCGGCGGTCGGCGCGTTCGCCGTCGTGGGGGCGGCGGTGATCCTCACCGGGCTGTGGCCGCGGCTGGGCAGGCTCATTGCGGCCATCCCGTCCGCGTTGGCGCAGGCGATGCTCGCGGGAGTGCTGTTGCCGCTGTGCCTGGCGCCGGTGCTCGCGCTGCGTGACGCACCGCTGGCCGTCGCCCCCGTGGTCTTGGTGTGGCTGGTTCTGCAGCGGTACTCGCCGCGGTGGGCGGTGCCGGCGGCGTTCGCGGCCGCGGGTGTCGTGATCGCGATCGGACTCGTCACCGGCGGCGGCGAACTCGACACCACGGCGTTGCTGCCGTCGGTGGACGTCACCGCACCGGCGTGGACGTGGCAGGCGATGATCGGGATCGCCGTCCCGCTGTACATCGTGACGATGGCGTCCCAGAACATTCCCGGGACCGCGGTGATGAACTCGTTCGGCTATCGGGTGCCGTGGCGGCCGGCGATGCTGGTGACCGGAGTCGGAACTTTGGTGGGTGCGCCCGCCGGTGGCCACGCGATCAACCTCGCCGCCATCAGCGCCGCCCTCGCCGCCGCGCCGTCCGCCCACCCCGACCCCCGGAGGCGGTGGGTCGCGGCGTTCACGGCGGGATGGGCCTACCTGGTGCTCGCGGCCTGTTCCGCCGCGGTGGCCACACTCATCGCGGCGGCGCCCGAAGGGGTGGTGGAGGCGGTCGCCGGTCTCGCCCTCCTCGGCACGCTCGGTGGGGCTCTGACCTCCGCCCTCGACGACGTCCGGGAACGGGAAGGTGCCGTCGTCACCTTCCTCATCGCCGCCTCGGGCGTCGCCATCCTCGGAATCGGATCGGCGTTCTGGGCGCTGATCGCCGGTCTGATCGTGCGGGTCGCCGTCGGCTCGCGGCGATAA
- a CDS encoding O-acetyl-ADP-ribose deacetylase codes for MTTIEIVQGDITTVEVDAIVNAANSGLLGGGGVDGAIHRAGGPEILAECRQLRATTLQDGLPAGQAVATTAGRLPARWVIHTVGPVYSASDDRSATLRSAYTSSLAVASDLGAQSVAFPLISSGVYGWPADDAVRQAVGAVRESDAGIARILFVAFDARMASLLRGAVG; via the coding sequence ATGACCACCATCGAGATCGTGCAGGGCGACATCACGACGGTCGAGGTCGACGCGATCGTCAACGCCGCCAACTCCGGGCTGCTCGGCGGCGGGGGTGTGGACGGCGCCATCCACCGGGCCGGTGGGCCCGAGATCCTCGCCGAATGCCGGCAACTGCGGGCCACCACGCTGCAGGACGGGCTTCCGGCGGGACAGGCGGTCGCGACGACGGCGGGCCGCCTGCCCGCGCGCTGGGTGATCCACACGGTCGGCCCCGTGTATTCCGCCTCGGACGATCGGTCGGCAACCTTGCGCAGCGCCTACACCAGCAGCCTGGCGGTGGCCTCCGACCTCGGTGCGCAGTCCGTCGCGTTCCCGCTGATCTCGTCCGGGGTGTACGGCTGGCCCGCGGACGACGCCGTCCGTCAGGCGGTCGGTGCCGTCCGCGAGTCGGACGCCGGAATTGCGCGGATCCTGTTCGTCGCGTTCGACGCGCGGATGGCGTCTCTGCTGCGCGGCGCGGTGGGGTGA
- a CDS encoding nucleobase:cation symporter-2 family protein, with the protein MKRIGHRVAGTAGPEDERLPLGKSYVYGLQHILTMYGGVIAPPLIVGGAAGLTGVEIGLLVSAALFVSGAATLLQTLGIPYFGAKLPLVQGISFASVSTMVAVASGPGGLRSIFGAIMIAGVIGLLISPFFCKIVRYFPAVVTGSIITVIGISLLPVAVRWAMGGNAKAPDWGSMSNIGLAGFSLFVVLLVSRLVQGTLSRLSILIGIVVGTAFAALIGKADFGAVGKGAIFELPQVFSFGTPLFQIGAIISMTVVILVIMTETTADILAVGEIVGTKVDARRVGDGLRADMLATTVAPVFGTFPASAFAQNVGLVAITGIKSRYVVAAGGSVLFALGLFPILGRLVASVPLPVLGGAGIVLFGSVAASGIRTLSKVSYDGNLNLVIVAVALGFGVIPIAVPEFYSAFPEWVHIVFDSGISAASIVAVVLNILFNEIKIGNRPTPSVVSAAPPVLVDRAEVADRPEASAPTSAVRND; encoded by the coding sequence ATGAAGCGGATCGGACATCGGGTTGCCGGGACAGCGGGACCCGAAGACGAGCGGTTGCCGCTCGGAAAGTCGTACGTGTACGGGTTGCAGCACATCCTGACCATGTACGGCGGAGTGATCGCGCCTCCCCTGATCGTCGGCGGCGCCGCCGGACTGACCGGCGTCGAGATCGGACTGCTCGTGTCCGCGGCGCTGTTCGTCAGCGGCGCGGCCACCCTCCTGCAGACCCTGGGAATTCCGTATTTCGGAGCGAAGCTGCCACTGGTGCAGGGTATTTCCTTCGCCTCGGTGTCCACGATGGTGGCGGTCGCGAGCGGTCCGGGCGGGCTCCGCTCGATCTTCGGGGCCATCATGATCGCCGGCGTGATCGGTTTGTTGATCAGCCCCTTCTTCTGCAAGATCGTGCGCTATTTTCCGGCCGTCGTCACCGGGTCGATCATCACGGTCATCGGCATCTCGCTCCTTCCCGTCGCGGTGCGCTGGGCGATGGGCGGCAATGCCAAGGCCCCGGATTGGGGGTCGATGTCCAACATCGGCCTCGCCGGCTTCAGCCTGTTCGTCGTGCTCCTGGTGAGCCGCCTCGTCCAGGGAACTTTGTCCCGGCTGTCCATCCTGATCGGCATCGTGGTGGGCACCGCGTTTGCCGCGCTGATCGGCAAGGCCGACTTCGGCGCCGTCGGGAAGGGCGCGATCTTCGAACTCCCGCAGGTGTTCTCGTTCGGCACGCCGCTGTTCCAGATCGGCGCGATCATCTCCATGACGGTGGTGATCCTCGTCATCATGACCGAGACGACAGCCGACATCCTCGCGGTCGGCGAGATCGTGGGAACGAAGGTCGATGCCCGGCGGGTCGGCGACGGACTCCGCGCCGACATGCTCGCCACCACCGTGGCGCCGGTGTTCGGGACGTTTCCGGCCAGTGCGTTCGCGCAGAACGTCGGGCTCGTCGCGATCACGGGAATCAAGAGCAGATACGTGGTCGCGGCCGGCGGTTCGGTTCTGTTCGCTCTCGGGCTGTTTCCCATCCTGGGGCGGCTGGTGGCCTCCGTGCCGCTGCCCGTCCTCGGCGGTGCGGGCATCGTCCTCTTCGGTTCGGTGGCAGCGAGCGGTATCCGGACACTGTCCAAGGTGTCGTACGACGGCAACCTCAACCTGGTGATCGTCGCGGTGGCCCTGGGGTTCGGTGTCATTCCGATCGCGGTCCCGGAGTTCTACTCCGCCTTTCCGGAATGGGTGCACATCGTCTTCGACTCGGGCATCAGCGCAGCGAGCATCGTCGCGGTCGTGCTGAACATCCTGTTCAACGAGATCAAGATCGGGAACAGACCCACTCCCTCGGTGGTCTCGGCGGCGCCTCCCGTCCTCGTCGACCGCGCCGAGGTAGCGGATCGTCCGGAGGCGTCCGCGCCCACCTCCGCCGTGCGCAACGACTGA
- the pucL gene encoding factor-independent urate hydroxylase, translating to MSKIVLGQNQYGKAEVRLVKITRDTQRHEIEDVSVTSQLRGDLDAVHTEGDNSHVVATDTQKNTVYAFARDGIGSIEKFAMRLGRHFTGEFDWITGGRWEIEQYSWARIPVDGKGHDHSFVRSSDERRNTVVTIDGNQTWIVSGLSNMVVLKSTGSEFRGYPKDKYTTLQETSDRILATSVSARWRYLTTDVDFDKIFDNVRSTMLETFATTHSLALQQSLFQMGSAVLEAHPEIAEVKFSMPNKHHFLVDLEPFGLDNPGEVFFAADRPYGLIEATVEREDAPDAGRAWDSVPGFC from the coding sequence ATGAGCAAGATCGTGCTCGGCCAGAACCAGTACGGCAAGGCGGAGGTCCGGTTGGTCAAGATCACCCGCGACACCCAGCGGCACGAGATCGAGGACGTCAGCGTCACCTCTCAGCTTCGCGGCGACCTCGACGCGGTGCACACCGAGGGCGACAACTCGCACGTCGTGGCCACCGACACACAGAAGAACACGGTGTACGCCTTCGCCCGCGACGGCATCGGATCGATCGAGAAGTTCGCGATGCGACTCGGACGGCACTTCACCGGAGAGTTCGACTGGATCACGGGCGGCCGATGGGAGATCGAGCAGTATTCGTGGGCGCGGATCCCGGTCGACGGCAAAGGACACGACCACTCGTTCGTCCGGTCCAGTGACGAGAGACGCAACACCGTGGTCACCATCGACGGCAATCAGACCTGGATCGTGTCCGGACTCAGCAACATGGTGGTGTTGAAGTCGACGGGTTCCGAGTTCCGCGGATACCCGAAGGACAAGTACACGACCCTGCAGGAGACGTCCGATCGCATCCTCGCCACCTCGGTCAGCGCGCGGTGGCGGTACCTCACCACCGACGTCGATTTCGACAAGATCTTCGACAACGTGCGGTCCACCATGCTGGAGACCTTCGCAACCACACACTCACTCGCCTTGCAGCAGTCGCTGTTCCAGATGGGTTCGGCAGTACTCGAGGCTCATCCAGAGATCGCCGAAGTGAAGTTCTCGATGCCGAACAAGCATCACTTCCTCGTCGACCTGGAGCCGTTCGGCCTCGACAATCCCGGCGAGGTGTTCTTCGCAGCCGACCGACCCTACGGGTTGATCGAGGCGACCGTCGAACGCGAGGACGCTCCCGACGCCGGCCGCGCCTGGGATTCCGTTCCCGGATTCTGCTAG
- the uraH gene encoding hydroxyisourate hydrolase, translating to MSAVSQVTTHVLDAAEGIPAHDVPVSLSVLRDTGWDTVADGVTDHDGRVTTLGPARLEPGTYRIVFDTGRYFSAKGRPTFYPDITITFALTDSEQHYHVPVLLSPFAYSTYRGS from the coding sequence ATGAGCGCCGTCAGTCAGGTCACCACCCATGTCCTGGACGCCGCCGAGGGCATACCGGCGCACGACGTGCCGGTCTCGCTGTCCGTTCTCCGCGACACCGGGTGGGACACCGTCGCCGACGGCGTCACCGACCACGACGGCCGCGTCACGACTCTGGGCCCCGCCCGACTCGAACCCGGCACCTACCGGATCGTCTTCGACACCGGACGCTACTTCTCCGCGAAGGGACGTCCGACGTTCTACCCGGACATCACCATCACGTTCGCCCTGACCGACAGCGAACAGCACTATCACGTACCCGTCCTACTCAGCCCGTTCGCATACTCGACCTACCGAGGGAGCTAA
- the uraD gene encoding 2-oxo-4-hydroxy-4-carboxy-5-ureidoimidazoline decarboxylase, whose amino-acid sequence MVLDVGLQRFNEAPHSEATAWARVCLDIPRWADELVSARPYLDRAALLAAARTGAGPLTAAEIEQALAHHPRIGEPPGGDDREAHLARSEQAGLDSSDVATQQQLSDGNRAYEDKFGRVFLVRAAGRTSSDILTALDQRLRNDEDRELTVVAEELRDIAALRLAGMLDA is encoded by the coding sequence ATGGTTCTCGATGTAGGACTCCAACGATTCAACGAGGCACCACACTCCGAGGCAACGGCATGGGCCAGGGTCTGCCTGGACATTCCCCGGTGGGCAGACGAACTCGTCTCCGCCCGGCCGTATCTCGATCGCGCCGCACTCCTCGCCGCGGCGAGGACGGGCGCCGGACCGCTCACCGCGGCCGAGATAGAGCAGGCTCTCGCCCACCATCCTCGAATCGGTGAACCCCCGGGCGGCGACGACCGCGAGGCGCACCTGGCACGCTCGGAACAGGCCGGCCTCGATTCGTCCGACGTGGCAACGCAGCAGCAGCTCAGCGACGGCAATCGCGCCTACGAGGACAAGTTCGGCCGGGTGTTCCTCGTCCGGGCCGCCGGCCGCACCTCGTCCGACATCCTCACCGCGCTCGATCAGCGACTTCGCAACGACGAGGACCGCGAATTGACCGTGGTCGCAGAGGAACTGCGCGACATAGCCGCACTCCGGCTCGCGGGAATGCTGGACGCATGA
- a CDS encoding shikimate 5-dehydrogenase, translating into MNQLDKDTRLCISLSGRPSNIGTRFHNFLYSELGLNYVYKAFTTTDLQAAVGGIRALGIRGAGVSMPFKEQIIEYVDVMHESASVIESVNTVVNEDGVLHAYNTDYQAIANLLRDNALPHSLSVAVAGSGGMAKAVVAAVRDYGFTDVTVIARNESTGRAIAQQYGFGWQPELGAARPGLLINATPVGMAGGPEAEDLAFALDAIDAADAVFDVVAMPAATPLIRAAAERHKTVITGAEVIALQAAEQFVLYTGVRPSPDEIRRASEYSRS; encoded by the coding sequence ATGAACCAGCTCGACAAAGACACCCGTCTCTGCATCTCGCTCTCCGGCCGACCGAGCAACATCGGCACCCGATTTCACAATTTCCTGTACAGCGAGCTGGGCCTCAATTACGTCTACAAAGCGTTCACCACCACCGACCTCCAGGCCGCGGTCGGCGGCATCCGCGCGCTCGGAATCCGCGGCGCCGGTGTGTCGATGCCGTTCAAGGAACAGATCATCGAGTACGTCGACGTGATGCACGAATCGGCGTCGGTCATCGAGTCCGTCAACACGGTGGTCAACGAGGACGGCGTGCTGCATGCCTACAACACCGATTACCAGGCGATCGCGAACCTGTTGCGGGACAATGCGTTACCGCACTCCCTGTCGGTAGCAGTCGCCGGGAGCGGCGGCATGGCCAAAGCCGTGGTCGCCGCCGTGCGCGACTACGGATTCACCGACGTCACCGTGATTGCGCGCAACGAAAGTACCGGCCGGGCGATCGCGCAGCAGTACGGATTCGGTTGGCAACCCGAACTCGGCGCGGCACGGCCGGGCCTGCTGATCAATGCCACTCCCGTCGGCATGGCGGGCGGTCCCGAGGCGGAGGACCTCGCGTTCGCACTCGACGCGATCGACGCGGCAGACGCCGTGTTCGACGTGGTCGCGATGCCCGCCGCGACGCCGCTGATCCGCGCCGCGGCCGAGCGCCACAAGACGGTCATCACCGGCGCCGAGGTCATCGCACTGCAGGCCGCAGAACAGTTCGTCCTCTACACCGGCGTGCGCCCGTCCCCCGACGAGATCCGCCGAGCCTCCGAGTATTCGCGGTCGTGA
- a CDS encoding molybdopterin-dependent oxidoreductase: MTTTIGDRHDAARTPRRRRHLFSRALAGVIAAGVVLGVGELLSALIDPNSSPFYAVGSTTVDRSPAWAREFAIHTFGTNDKPALFVGMTILIVLLAAIAGIVERPRAPFGSAILAALGLVGVFAATQRPSATWLYALPTVVGVVAGIAVLRVLTATAQAPQDSDAEDSWLPRRTFLLIAAAAAAAAAAAGAAGRYLGQQAAEALDNRRAFAVPDVTDKATPIAAGTDIAVRGATPFITSNDEFYRIDTALRVPRLTTGDWQLRIHGMVARELTLNWDDLIARTPIERVITMTCVSNEVGGNLAGNATWIGYPIKNILDEVGIHPDADMLLSTSSDGFTAGTPVEVLRDGRDAILAVAMNGQPLPFEHGYPVRQVVPGLYGYVSATKWVVDWEFTRFDKAEAYWTKRGWSARGPIKTASRIDVPAPFAPTAPGSVLVAGTAWAQHRGIEKVEVRVDNGQWQTATLAPQYTVDTWRQWIWEWQATSGLHTLQVRATDLDGNVQVEERTPPIPGGATGWHTRSFTVA, from the coding sequence ATGACAACGACGATCGGTGACCGGCACGACGCGGCGAGGACGCCCCGGAGGCGGCGGCACCTGTTCTCCCGCGCGCTCGCCGGAGTGATCGCCGCCGGCGTGGTGCTCGGGGTGGGCGAACTGCTGTCGGCGCTGATCGACCCGAACTCGTCGCCGTTCTACGCGGTCGGATCGACGACGGTGGACCGCAGTCCTGCCTGGGCCCGCGAGTTCGCGATCCACACGTTCGGCACCAACGACAAACCCGCTCTGTTCGTCGGCATGACGATCCTCATCGTGCTCCTCGCCGCGATCGCGGGCATCGTCGAGCGTCCCCGCGCCCCGTTCGGCAGCGCGATCCTGGCGGCCCTCGGTCTGGTGGGGGTCTTCGCCGCGACGCAGCGGCCGAGCGCCACGTGGCTGTACGCCCTGCCGACCGTGGTGGGTGTGGTCGCCGGGATCGCCGTTCTGCGGGTGCTGACCGCCACCGCGCAGGCACCCCAGGATTCCGACGCCGAGGATTCGTGGTTGCCGCGCCGCACGTTCCTGCTGATTGCCGCCGCCGCGGCCGCAGCCGCCGCGGCGGCGGGAGCAGCCGGTCGGTATCTCGGGCAGCAGGCTGCGGAAGCCCTGGACAACCGTCGCGCGTTCGCGGTCCCCGACGTGACCGACAAGGCGACCCCGATCGCGGCGGGCACCGACATCGCAGTGCGGGGAGCCACCCCCTTCATCACGTCGAACGACGAGTTCTACCGGATCGACACCGCGCTGCGGGTCCCGCGGTTGACCACCGGCGACTGGCAACTGCGCATCCACGGCATGGTGGCCCGCGAGCTCACGCTGAACTGGGACGACCTGATCGCGAGGACGCCGATCGAACGGGTGATCACGATGACGTGCGTCTCCAACGAGGTCGGCGGAAACCTCGCCGGCAACGCCACCTGGATCGGCTACCCGATCAAGAACATTCTCGACGAGGTCGGGATCCACCCCGACGCCGACATGCTGCTGTCCACGAGCAGCGACGGCTTCACGGCAGGCACCCCGGTCGAGGTCTTGCGGGACGGCCGCGACGCGATCCTCGCGGTGGCGATGAACGGTCAGCCGTTGCCGTTCGAGCACGGCTACCCGGTGCGGCAGGTCGTCCCCGGTCTGTACGGCTACGTATCGGCCACCAAGTGGGTGGTCGATTGGGAATTCACGCGCTTCGACAAGGCGGAGGCCTACTGGACGAAGCGGGGATGGTCCGCGCGGGGGCCGATCAAGACGGCTTCCCGGATCGATGTGCCTGCCCCGTTCGCGCCTACCGCCCCCGGGTCGGTCCTCGTCGCGGGAACCGCCTGGGCACAGCACCGTGGAATCGAGAAGGTGGAGGTGCGGGTCGACAACGGGCAGTGGCAGACCGCGACCCTCGCCCCGCAGTACACCGTCGACACCTGGCGGCAGTGGATCTGGGAGTGGCAGGCCACGTCCGGTCTGCACACCCTCCAGGTGCGAGCCACGGATCTGGACGGCAACGTGCAGGTCGAGGAGCGGACGCCGCCGATCCCGGGTGGTGCCACCGGCTGGCACACCCGTTCCTTCACCGTCGCCTGA
- a CDS encoding HNH endonuclease family protein yields the protein MRILYATVVLATVLSICGCGVSLLDLSGPGPAPGSPSRAVVEELLGRVATVASRPHPGGYERGCSGSESCVFGPAWTDDQDATGGHDGCDTRNNVLALDLRSVAFREGTRDCVVLSGVLADPYSGDVLPFDRADAKAVQIDHVYPLAAAWDMGASTWPAARRLRFANDVAFNLLAVNGADNQDKGDQTPQDWLPPNPAYHCFYAGKYLSVAVEYELPVTLADRDTLAEVAERCP from the coding sequence ATGAGAATTCTGTACGCGACCGTGGTGCTGGCCACGGTGTTGTCGATCTGCGGTTGCGGGGTGTCGCTACTCGACCTGAGCGGCCCCGGTCCGGCGCCGGGGAGCCCGTCCCGCGCGGTCGTCGAGGAGTTGCTCGGCCGGGTCGCGACGGTCGCCTCCCGGCCCCACCCCGGCGGGTACGAGCGCGGGTGCTCCGGCAGCGAGTCGTGTGTGTTCGGTCCAGCCTGGACCGATGATCAGGACGCGACGGGCGGTCACGACGGGTGCGACACCCGCAACAACGTTCTCGCGCTCGATCTCCGTTCGGTGGCGTTTCGCGAGGGCACCCGCGACTGTGTGGTGCTGAGCGGGGTCCTCGCCGATCCGTACTCCGGCGACGTGCTCCCGTTCGACCGGGCCGATGCGAAAGCCGTTCAGATCGACCACGTCTACCCGCTGGCGGCGGCGTGGGACATGGGCGCGTCGACGTGGCCGGCCGCGCGCCGTCTCCGGTTCGCCAACGACGTTGCGTTCAACCTGCTGGCGGTCAACGGTGCCGACAATCAGGACAAGGGCGATCAGACCCCGCAGGACTGGCTGCCGCCGAATCCCGCGTATCACTGCTTCTACGCGGGCAAGTACCTGTCGGTGGCGGTGGAGTACGAACTTCCGGTAACGCTGGCCGACCGCGACACGCTCGCCGAGGTGGCGGAACGGTGTCCATGA
- a CDS encoding NADP-dependent oxidoreductase yields MAYGFSEYGGPETQQFFDVPVPSPGPGQLLVAVHAAGVNPADWKVRAGTRKDTVPVTLPAVLGREVSGVVAEVGPRVTDFAVGDAVFGATATGFGGYTEHTLVNTASAAHKPDTVSFADAATLPVAAGTAYDALTTLDLPPGSRLLVVGAGGGVGVAALQLAAAGNVTVIGVASESKREVVESLGATWVASGPGLVDRVPGPVDAVFDLVGGDSLADAARVVADPAAIISVGDPLAARDLGGSGVERRRTTAVFTQVAALVADGTLDPRVAHRFPFAHAADALAVVESGHTSGKVVIEIG; encoded by the coding sequence ATGGCATACGGCTTCAGTGAATACGGCGGACCCGAGACGCAGCAGTTCTTCGACGTCCCCGTACCCTCCCCCGGCCCCGGACAACTGCTCGTCGCCGTCCATGCGGCGGGCGTCAATCCCGCCGATTGGAAGGTGCGCGCCGGAACGCGCAAGGACACCGTGCCCGTCACCCTGCCCGCGGTCCTGGGCCGGGAGGTGTCCGGTGTGGTGGCGGAGGTCGGACCCCGGGTGACCGATTTCGCGGTTGGCGACGCGGTGTTCGGCGCCACGGCGACCGGGTTCGGCGGGTACACCGAGCACACCCTCGTCAACACGGCGTCCGCGGCGCACAAGCCGGACACCGTGTCGTTCGCCGACGCGGCCACGCTGCCCGTCGCGGCGGGAACCGCGTACGACGCCCTGACCACCCTGGACCTGCCTCCCGGCAGCCGGTTGCTCGTGGTCGGCGCGGGCGGCGGCGTCGGGGTGGCGGCGCTGCAGCTGGCCGCCGCGGGAAACGTCACGGTGATCGGCGTCGCGAGCGAAAGCAAGCGGGAGGTCGTCGAATCCCTGGGCGCCACCTGGGTGGCGTCCGGCCCCGGGCTGGTCGACCGGGTGCCCGGCCCCGTCGACGCCGTCTTCGATCTCGTCGGCGGCGACTCCCTGGCCGACGCGGCACGGGTGGTCGCGGACCCGGCGGCGATCATCAGCGTCGGCGACCCGCTCGCCGCACGGGACCTCGGCGGCTCGGGAGTGGAACGCCGCCGGACGACGGCGGTCTTCACGCAGGTCGCTGCACTGGTGGCCGACGGAACTCTCGACCCGCGGGTAGCCCACCGGTTCCCGTTCGCGCACGCCGCCGACGCCCTCGCCGTGGTCGAGTCGGGCCACACGAGTGGCAAGGTCGTGATCGAGATCGGTTAG